GATAAATATATTGCTTCTATATGTGGAGGACCAACAATTTTTTCATATAATAACCTAGCAAATGGTACAAAATTAACTGCTCATTCAGCAGTTAGAGAAGAAATAGAAAAAAATCATATTTATGTAGATGTTCCTACCCATATAGATGGAAAAATTATTACAGGAATTGGGGCAGGACAAGCTATAAATTTTGCATTTAAAATTGCTGAACAATTTTTTGATAAAGAAAAAATTGATGAAGTGAAAAAAGGAATGGAAATAATCTAAAATTTTAGTAAATAGTTAAGAAAAAAGCATTCATAATATGGATGCTTTTTATAAAATAAATAAAATTCTTTGAAATTATTTTAATATATGTTATAATTTATAACAAAAATCAATTTTTTATTTAAAAATGGAGGTTATTTTTATGTTTACATATATTAAATTAAAAAATTATAAATCATTAATTGAGCTTGAAGTAGATCTAACTAAAAAGGAAAATACTCCTAAAAAATTAATCGCTATTTATGGAGAAAATGGAGTTGGAAAATCAAATTTTGTAGATAGTTTTTATACTTTAAAAAAATTTACAAATTCAAAAATAACAAATAAAAATTTTGAATCTCTTGCAAATGAAAGGGATTTAACAGAAAAAAATATTCTTGATAATCCAGTTGATTCCCTTAATCAGTTATCTGATAATCTTAATCAATTTAGTTATTATCTTCAAAACGAATTTCTTTTTTCAAATTCTACTTTTATTATTAACCAATGTAAAACAATTAATTCTACTGAAAATATGGTTATTGAAGTAAAGTTTAAAATTAATTTAAAAGAAGGAATATATTATATAGAAACAAATAATTTAAATATTGTAGCTGAAAAATTAAAATTTACCTTAAATAAAAATATGGTAAATTACTTTGAAATAACTGAAAATAATATAAATATTAATGAAAGTGTTTTTATAGATAATGAATATAGAAAAGAAATTCTTAATATCATTGAAAAGTATTGGGGAAAACATTCTTTTTTATCTTTATTATCATATGAATTAGAAGATAAAAGAGAAGATTATGTAAAAAAAAGAATTTTTAATGAAATATTTGAAATAATTAATTTTTTTTCAACTTTAAAAGTTCGTTCAAGAGATGATTCAGATAATATTAGAGAAGATTATAATGAAAAAAAATTTTTTCATGGTTTTATTCCAATAAAAAAAGAAGAAAAGCTTATAAATATTGAAAAGACTATTAATATATTTTTTACAAGTTTGTATTCTGATATAAAACAAGCATATTATAAAAAAATTAAAAAAAATGACAAAATAGAATATGAATTATATTTTAAGAAAAATATTTACAATACTTTAATAGATGTCAGCTATGAACAAGAATCAACAGGAACAAAAAATATTTTAAAAATATTACCTTACTTAATTTCTGCTGCAAAAGGTAAAACAGTCATTATAGATGAAATAGATAATGGAATTCATGATTTATTAATGTTAAAAATTCTAGAAAATCTTTCAGAAGATTTAAAAGGACAACTTATTATAACAACTCATAATACTTTATTATTAGAGGAGGATTTTATTAATAAAGATTCTATCTATATATTTAAAGTAGATGAAAACGCAAACAAAAAACTTTTATCATTAAATAAATTTGAAGGAAGAATACATCCTAATTTAAGTATTAGAAAAAGATATTTAAAAGGTTTATATGGTGGGATTCCTTTTCCTATGGATATTGATTTTAATGAACTAATTGAAGGTATGTGATTACAATGACTAGACTATCATATTTAAAAGGACTAGTTATTTGTCATGGAAAATCTGAAAAATTAATATGTGATTTTATAAAATCTAATCTTAGGATACAAATAGAGATTGATAGTGATAAAAAAGGTAAAAAATCAATTCAAATAACAAGTGTAATGAAGTTTTTAAGTGGAGAAAAATATAAAAATATAGTTTCTTTCAAAAATAAATTTGATGATATAGAGCCAATTAAAAATAGAAAAAAATTACCCAATTATTTTAAAGTTTTTATTATAATGGATACTGATGATTGTAATGAAAATCAAAAAAATTCTTTTAAGAACAAGTCTATGTTTAAAGAGCATTGGTTATACGATTACATTGTTCCTATTTATAATGATAGTAATTTAGAAGAAGTTTTAGTGGATGCAGGAATAAAATTTCAAAAAAATGGGAATGAAAGAAAAAGTGAATATCCAAAAGTTTTTCCAATGAATGGAATATCTGATGTAGAGGGTATTAAAAAATTTGGAAAATGCTTAAAAAATAGTAAAAAGACTAATATGGAAGAATTTATAAATTTTTGTTTAGCACTTATAGAAAAATAGTTATATAAAAGATTGAATCTACTGATTAAAGGTTCAATCTTTTATTATAGAAATTTGTATTCTTTACAAAAGTTGATAAAAATAGTATAATTTAAACATCTTTTAATTTATAGAAGGAGAAAAATTTATGAATAAAAAAATTATTATAATAGGTGGAGTGGCAGCAGGTATGAGTGCAGCTTCAAAAGCAAAAAGAATGGATAAAAGTTTAGATATAACAGTTTATGAAATGACAGATGCAATATCTTGGGGAGCTTGTGGTTTACCATATTATGTTGGAGATTTTTATTCCGATTCTTCTGTAATGGTAGCAAGAACTTATGAAGAATTTCAAAAAGAGGGTATCAATGTAAAAATTAAACATAAAGTTGAAAATATAGATTTTATAAATAAAAAAATTTTTGTTAGGAATTTAAATGAAAACAAAGTTTTTGAAGATAACTACGATGAGTTAGTAATAGCAACTGGTGCAAGCTCAATAAGTCCAAAGGATATTAAAAATTTAGATGCAGAAGGAGTATATCATTTAAAAACTTTTAATGAAGGTTTAAAAGTAAGAAAAGAAATGATAAAAAATGAAAATGAAAATATAATTATCATTGGAGGAGGTTATATAGGAATTGAAATTGCAGAAGCTGCTTTAAAACTTGGAAAAAATGTAAGAATTTTTCAACATACAGATAGAATTTTAAATAGGACTTTTGATAAAGAAATTACAGATATATTAGAAGAACATATTAGGGAACATAAAAAAGTTTCTTTACACTTAAATGAAAGTCCAGTTGAAGTAAGAACTTTTGAAAATAAAGTTATAGGTTTAAAAACTGATAAAAAGGAATATGCAGCAAATTTAATAATAGTTGCAACAGGTATTAAACCTAATACAGAATTTTTAAAAGACACTGGTATTGAATTATTTAAAAATGGTGCTATTATAATAGATAGATTTGGAAGAACTAATATTCCTAATGTTTATGCAGCAGGAGATTGTGCAACAGTTTATCATTCAGTTTTAGAAAAAAATGTATATATAGCTCTTGCAACTACTGCTAATAAATTAGGAAGACTTATTGGAGAAAATCTAACTGGTGCTAATAAAAAATTTATGGGGACATTAGGCTCAGCAGGAATAAAAGTTTTAGAATTTGAGGCAGGAAGAACAGGTATAACAGAACAAGAAGCAAAAGATAATAATATAAATTATAAGACAGTTTTTGTTGAAGGAAAAGATCATACAGCCTATTATCCAGATAGAGAAGATGTATATATAAAACTTATTTACAATGCAGATACAAAGATTTTATTAGGGGCACAGGTTGCAGGAAAAAGAGGAGCAGCATTAAGAGCTGATTCATTAGCAGTTGCTATACAAAATAAGATGACAGTTCAAGAATTGGCAAATATGGATTTCTTGTATGCACCTCCATTTTCAACAACTTGGGATATTATGAATGTGGCAGCTAATGTGGCAAAATAACATGTAGTATAAGGAGGAAAATTGAAAACTAAACATATCATTATCGTAACTGGTTTGAGTGGTGCAGGAAAAACAACTGCTTTAAATATTTTAGAGGATATGAACTATTACACTATTGATAATCTTCCTTTGGGGCTTGAAAAATCTCTATTGGATACAGAAATAGAAAAATTAGCAGTAGGTATAGATATTAGAACATTTAAAAATACAAAAGATTTCTTTAAATTTATTAACTATATTAAAGAAACTGGTGTAAAAATGGATATTATTTTCTTAGAAGCACATGAAGCAATTATTTTAGGAAGATATACTTTAAGTCGTAGAGCACACCCTTTAAAAGAAGTAACATTATTAAGAAGTATATTAAAAGAGAAAAAAATACTGTTTCCTATAAAAGAAATAGCGGATTTAATAATAGATACAACAGAGATAAAAAATGTTGAGTTAGAAAAAAGAATTAAAAAATTTATATTAGCAAAAGATAAAGAAAATATAGATGTGAATATAAATATACATATTCAATCTTTTGGTTATAAATATGGTATTCCCACTGATAGTGATTTAATGTTTGATGTAAGATTTATTCCTAATCCTTATTATATAGAAAAATTAAAAGAGTTAAATGGTTTTGATGAAGAAGTTAAAGAATATGTTTTATCACAAAAAGAAAGTGAAGAATTTTATTCTAAATTGTTGCCACTCCTTGAATTTTTAATTCCACAATATATAAAAGAAGGAAAAAAGCATTTAACAATTTCAATAGGTTGTAGTGGTGGGCAACATAGGTCAGTAACCTTTGTTAATAAATTAGCAGAGGACTTAAAAAATAGTAAAGTATTAAAACATATAAATATTTATGTAAGTCATAGGGAGAAAGAACTTGGACATTGGTAAACTAGACATCCCAGAATCATCTGGGGTATATTTGATGAAAAAAAATAATAAAGTTATCTATGTAGGAAAAGCTAAAAATCTTAAAAAGCGGGTTTCTTCATATTTTAATAGAGTGCATGAAAGTGAAAAGACCAATGAACTTGTTAAAAATATTGAAGATATAGAATTTTTTCTCACTAATACTGAAACAGATGCTTTATTATTAGAAAATAATTTAATAAAAAAATATTCTCCTAAGTATAATATACTTTTAAAAGATGAAAAAACCTATCCTTTTATAAAAATAAGTAAGGAAGATTTTCCAAATATTAAAATTGTAAGAACAACAAAAGCCTTGGATATAAAAAGTGGAGAATATTTTGGACCGTATCCTTATGGTGCTTGGAGATTAAAAAATATTCTTATGAAATTGTTTAAAATAAGAGATTGTAATAGAGATATGAAAAAACTATCTCCAAGACCTTGTTTAAAGTACTATATGAAAAGTTGTACTGGACCTTGTGTATATAAGGATATAAAGGAAGAATATAATAAAAATGTTGAAAATTTAAAACAAGTTTTAAGAGGTAATACAAGTAAATTAATAAATGAATTGACAACATTGATGAATCAAGCCTCTCAGGATATGGATTTTGAAAAATCAATAATTTATAGAGAACAAATAAAAGAGTTAAAATCTATTGAAAGTTCACAGATAATCCAATATGAAAGAGAGCTTGATGAAGATATATTTGTATTTAAGACTATTTTAGATAAGGCTTTTATCTGTGTTTTAAATATGAGAGATGGGAAAATTTTAGGTAAATCTTCCACTGCAATAGATTTAAAAAATAAAATTACTGATAATATCTATGAAGCAATTTTTATGTCCTATTATTCAAAACATATACTGCCTAAAAGTTTAGTTTTAGATGCTGAATATGAAAATGAATTATCAGTTGTTGTTAAAGCATTAACTAATGAAGAAAGTAAGAAAAAAGAATTTCATTTTCCTAAAATAAAAAGTAGAAGAAAAGAATTACTTGATATGGCGTATAAAAATTTAGAAAGAGATTTGGAAAGTTATTTTTCTAAAAAAGATACTATTGAAAAAGGTATTAAAGATTTACATGATATTTTAGAATTAAAAAGATTTCCTAGAAAAATTGAATGTTTTGATATTTCAAACATTCAAGGTAAAGATGCTGTTGCTTCTATGAGTGTTTCTATTGAAGGAAGAGCAGCAAGAAAAGAATATAGAAAATTTAAAATTAGATGTAAAGACACACCAGATGATTTCTCTATGATGAGAGAAGTTATTGAAAGAAGATACTCTAAACTAGCAGATAGAGATTTTCCAGATGTTATATTGATTGATGGAGGTTTAGGACAGATTAATTCAGCTGGTGAGGTCTTAGAAAGATTGGGGAAAATTCATTTAAGTGAACTTTTAAGTTTAGCAAAAAGAGATGAAGAAATTTATAAATATGGAGAATCTGTTCCATATAGTTTAAGTAAAGATATGGAAGCCTTAAAAATATTTCAAAGAGTGAGAGATGAGGCACATAGATTTGGTATAACATATCATAGAAAACTTAGAAGTAAAAGAATTATTTCATCAGAACTTGATAAGTTAGATGGAATAGGAGAAGTAAGAAGAAAAAAATTACTTACAAAATTTGGTTCAATTTCTGGTATTAAAAAAGCAAGTATTGATGAATTAAAGGAAATAATTCCTGAAAAAGTTGCATTAGAAATAAAAAACAAGATTAGATAAATAATTATAGAAATTTTGAAATAAAAATTATATAATATGTATAGTTTATTTTTTGGGGGTATATATGATAACTGCATTCTATATGATAATAGCATTTTTAATTTACATTTTTTTTACTTACATATATATCAAAAGAATTGTAAACCAATATATTAATGAGGAACTAAAAATTATTTCAGGTTTAAAAAATAAGGAAAAATTAGATAAACTTCCTGATAATATAAAAACTGAATATACAGAAACATTAGAAAAAATTATTAAACAAGAAAATGAATTAAATAATTCAATAGATGAAATTAAAGAATACAGAAAAGAATTAGATGTTACATATAGTACCTTGGTTTCAAAATCTACTCAACTTGAATATACTAATAGTTTATTGGAAAGAAGGGTAAGAAGTCTATCCAATTTGAATCATATATCAAGGGTTGCATTATCAATGTTTAATATTGATAAAATAGTTGATACTTTGGCAGATGCCTATTTTGTTTTGACAGCAACTACAAGAATTTCTATTTATCTTTGGGAAGGAGAAAATCTTGTTAATAAAAAAATAAAAGGAAGTATAGATTACACAGAATCTTTATCTTATCCAATGTACCTTTTAGAAAAATTTAGTAATGAAGATTATAGTAAAATATATTCTGATTTATCAAGAAAAATAACTATTTTAAATGATGAAAAAGTTATTATCACTCCTTTAAAAGTTAAAGAAAGACAATTAGGAGTAATATTTTTAGTTCAAAATAAAGACCAAATATTAGAAATTAACAGTGAAATGATTTCTGCACTTGGAATACAGGCTTCTATTGCTATTGATAATGCAATAAATTATGCAGAGCTTTTAGAAAAAGAAAGAATTTCACAAGAATTGGAGCTTGCTTCATCTATACAAAAGCAAATATTACCAAAAGGTTTTGAGAGAATAAAAGGTATGGATATTGCCACACATTTTTCACCTGCAAAAGAAATTGGAGGAGATTATTATGATTTATCTTTAAAAAATAATAATTTATCTGTAACAATAGCTGATGTAAGTGGTAAAGGTGTCCCTGCTGCTTTTCTTATGGCATTATCAAGGTCTATGTTAAAAACTATCAATTATGTTTCTAATTACACACCTGCTGAGGAATTAGATTTATTTAATAAAATAGTATATCCAGATATAACAGAAGATATGTTTATAACTGTAATGAATGCAGAATATAATTTGGATACTTCTTTATTTACTTATTCAAGTGCAGGACATAATCCCTTAGTAATCTATAAAAAAGAAAACGATACAATAGAACTTTATGGAACGAAGGGAGTTGCTATTGGATTTATTGAAGATTATAATTATAAAG
This Fusobacterium animalis 7_1 DNA region includes the following protein-coding sequences:
- the rapZ gene encoding RNase adapter RapZ, with protein sequence MKTKHIIIVTGLSGAGKTTALNILEDMNYYTIDNLPLGLEKSLLDTEIEKLAVGIDIRTFKNTKDFFKFINYIKETGVKMDIIFLEAHEAIILGRYTLSRRAHPLKEVTLLRSILKEKKILFPIKEIADLIIDTTEIKNVELEKRIKKFILAKDKENIDVNINIHIQSFGYKYGIPTDSDLMFDVRFIPNPYYIEKLKELNGFDEEVKEYVLSQKESEEFYSKLLPLLEFLIPQYIKEGKKHLTISIGCSGGQHRSVTFVNKLAEDLKNSKVLKHINIYVSHREKELGHW
- a CDS encoding CoA-disulfide reductase — its product is MNKKIIIIGGVAAGMSAASKAKRMDKSLDITVYEMTDAISWGACGLPYYVGDFYSDSSVMVARTYEEFQKEGINVKIKHKVENIDFINKKIFVRNLNENKVFEDNYDELVIATGASSISPKDIKNLDAEGVYHLKTFNEGLKVRKEMIKNENENIIIIGGGYIGIEIAEAALKLGKNVRIFQHTDRILNRTFDKEITDILEEHIREHKKVSLHLNESPVEVRTFENKVIGLKTDKKEYAANLIIVATGIKPNTEFLKDTGIELFKNGAIIIDRFGRTNIPNVYAAGDCATVYHSVLEKNVYIALATTANKLGRLIGENLTGANKKFMGTLGSAGIKVLEFEAGRTGITEQEAKDNNINYKTVFVEGKDHTAYYPDREDVYIKLIYNADTKILLGAQVAGKRGAALRADSLAVAIQNKMTVQELANMDFLYAPPFSTTWDIMNVAANVAK
- a CDS encoding AAA family ATPase, giving the protein MFTYIKLKNYKSLIELEVDLTKKENTPKKLIAIYGENGVGKSNFVDSFYTLKKFTNSKITNKNFESLANERDLTEKNILDNPVDSLNQLSDNLNQFSYYLQNEFLFSNSTFIINQCKTINSTENMVIEVKFKINLKEGIYYIETNNLNIVAEKLKFTLNKNMVNYFEITENNININESVFIDNEYRKEILNIIEKYWGKHSFLSLLSYELEDKREDYVKKRIFNEIFEIINFFSTLKVRSRDDSDNIREDYNEKKFFHGFIPIKKEEKLINIEKTINIFFTSLYSDIKQAYYKKIKKNDKIEYELYFKKNIYNTLIDVSYEQESTGTKNILKILPYLISAAKGKTVIIDEIDNGIHDLLMLKILENLSEDLKGQLIITTHNTLLLEEDFINKDSIYIFKVDENANKKLLSLNKFEGRIHPNLSIRKRYLKGLYGGIPFPMDIDFNELIEGM
- the uvrC gene encoding excinuclease ABC subunit UvrC, yielding MDIGKLDIPESSGVYLMKKNNKVIYVGKAKNLKKRVSSYFNRVHESEKTNELVKNIEDIEFFLTNTETDALLLENNLIKKYSPKYNILLKDEKTYPFIKISKEDFPNIKIVRTTKALDIKSGEYFGPYPYGAWRLKNILMKLFKIRDCNRDMKKLSPRPCLKYYMKSCTGPCVYKDIKEEYNKNVENLKQVLRGNTSKLINELTTLMNQASQDMDFEKSIIYREQIKELKSIESSQIIQYERELDEDIFVFKTILDKAFICVLNMRDGKILGKSSTAIDLKNKITDNIYEAIFMSYYSKHILPKSLVLDAEYENELSVVVKALTNEESKKKEFHFPKIKSRRKELLDMAYKNLERDLESYFSKKDTIEKGIKDLHDILELKRFPRKIECFDISNIQGKDAVASMSVSIEGRAARKEYRKFKIRCKDTPDDFSMMREVIERRYSKLADRDFPDVILIDGGLGQINSAGEVLERLGKIHLSELLSLAKRDEEIYKYGESVPYSLSKDMEALKIFQRVRDEAHRFGITYHRKLRSKRIISSELDKLDGIGEVRRKKLLTKFGSISGIKKASIDELKEIIPEKVALEIKNKIR
- a CDS encoding PP2C family protein-serine/threonine phosphatase; its protein translation is MITAFYMIIAFLIYIFFTYIYIKRIVNQYINEELKIISGLKNKEKLDKLPDNIKTEYTETLEKIIKQENELNNSIDEIKEYRKELDVTYSTLVSKSTQLEYTNSLLERRVRSLSNLNHISRVALSMFNIDKIVDTLADAYFVLTATTRISIYLWEGENLVNKKIKGSIDYTESLSYPMYLLEKFSNEDYSKIYSDLSRKITILNDEKVIITPLKVKERQLGVIFLVQNKDQILEINSEMISALGIQASIAIDNAINYAELLEKERISQELELASSIQKQILPKGFERIKGMDIATHFSPAKEIGGDYYDLSLKNNNLSVTIADVSGKGVPAAFLMALSRSMLKTINYVSNYTPAEELDLFNKIVYPDITEDMFITVMNAEYNLDTSLFTYSSAGHNPLVIYKKENDTIELYGTKGVAIGFIEDYNYKENSFEVKSGDIIVFYTDGIIECENKDRKLFGTQRLIDIVYKNKNLSAKELKEKILKGIENFREDYEQNDDITFVILKSVK